In Desulfomicrobium apsheronum, a single window of DNA contains:
- a CDS encoding AzlD domain-containing protein, with protein sequence MDQQTIFLTILGMMAVTYVPRALPLLALAQRTLPESVVRWLGFIPVAVLSAMLLPSLVITEKGLDFSADNIFLWAAIPTFAVCWKTKSFVGAIVTGMGCVALGRLFFA encoded by the coding sequence ATGGACCAGCAGACAATCTTCCTGACCATTCTCGGCATGATGGCCGTGACCTATGTTCCGCGCGCCCTGCCGCTCCTGGCCCTGGCGCAGCGCACCCTGCCCGAGTCCGTCGTGCGCTGGCTGGGTTTCATTCCCGTGGCCGTACTTTCGGCCATGTTGCTGCCGTCGCTTGTAATCACGGAAAAAGGACTTGATTTTTCCGCCGACAACATCTTTCTCTGGGCGGCCATCCCGACCTTTGCGGTCTGCTGGAAAACAAAGAGCTTTGTCGGCGCCATCGTCACCGGCATGGGCTGCGTGGCACTGGGCAGATTATTTTTCGCATAA